From one Cardiocondyla obscurior isolate alpha-2009 linkage group LG06, Cobs3.1, whole genome shotgun sequence genomic stretch:
- the LOC139103678 gene encoding low molecular weight phosphotyrosine protein phosphatase-like isoform X1: MSEEKKKVLMVCLGNICRSPIAEAVFENEINKRHLEDQWEVKSAAIIGYHTGKKPDNRARSTLEANGITNYSHRARQIKEADFDSFDWIFGMDNENIKNLNDYKPENCRAKVELLGSYDPSGDFIIRDPYYDSDSIGFQKVYDQCVASVRAFLDKYSS, translated from the exons AtgtcggaagaaaaaaagaaagtgctCATGGTTTGTTTAG GCAACATTTGTCGTTCACCGATAGCGGAGGCTGTATTTGAAAATGAGATAAACAAGAGACATTTGGAAGATCAGTGGGAGGTAAAAAGTGCTGCTATTATAGGATATCATACAGGTAAAAAACCAGATAATAGAGCTCGGAGTACATTAGAAGCTAATGGAATCACTAATTATTCCCATAGAGCACGTCAG ATCAAAGAAGCTGATTTTGATAGCTTTGATTGGATATTTGGTATGGATaatgagaatattaaaaatttgaatgaTTATAAACCGGAGAATTGCCGAGCAAAAGTAGAGCTGTTAGGAAGTTATGATCCAAGTGGAGATTTCATAATACGAGACCCATATTAT GACAGTGACAGCATAGGATTTCAAAAAGTTTATGACCAATGTGTAGCAAGTGTAAGAGCATTTTTGGACAAATACTCTAGTTAA
- the Rps27 gene encoding small ribosomal subunit protein eS27 yields the protein MPLARDFLHPSPIEEKRKHKLKRLVQKPNSYFMDVKCPGCYAIKTIFSHAQRPVECDGCRTILCTPTGGKARLTEGCSFRRKVQC from the coding sequence ATGCCACTGGCACGAGATTTCCTGCATCCAAGCCCCattgaagaaaaaaggaaacataAACTGAAGAGGCTCGTACAGAAGCCGAACAGTTATTTTATGGACGTCAAATGCCCGGGCTGCTATGCCATAAAAACTATCTTTTCACATGCTCAGAGGCCAGTAGAATGTGATGGCTGCCGTACAATACTTTGTACGCCGACAGGAGGGAAAGCACGATTAACTGAGGGATGTTCTTTTAGAAGAAAGGTCCagtgttaa
- the LOC139103663 gene encoding uncharacterized protein, with the protein MHFNTFTLFLLVLVTCQAAPSPKLTKEQSISEPQSTFVTNGLQLESEDTDMEKGRAKKSTTTFCVQVRSGKPDQVPCRNEEQSHVSEPPEPVVIMEPISIPAPSSIVEYSKPLVIQSPENYILPIELQPSQPKPIVVSAPISTSAPVQTSILSPIINAIPQTLPCDEPNIIQSQLPQQFHKIEDQRQQSPLRTQSSKTMPYIHLSPSEIEQETPQSSSKLPPYEFPYHKAITVPDKLLPLLIPIKENTTISDDILHTIIEHLPKPSFFEILQRQNDKTQIMSEDSAQRLKDLIRTYIFKPMQVYDRENLNNFHKKHV; encoded by the exons ATGCATTTCAACACTTTTACGTTGTTCCTGCTAGTGTTGGTCACTTGTCAAGCTGCACCCTCGCCCAAATTGACCAAAGAACAGTCGATTAGCGAACCACAATCAACATTCGTCACAAATGGCTTACAATTAGAATCAGAAGATACTGACATGGAGAAGGGCAGAGCGAAAAAATCAACGACGACCTTCTGCGTACAAGTTCGCTCGGGAAAACCAGACCAAGTTCCATGCAGAAATGAGGAGCAATCACATGTTTCAGAACCACCTGAACCAGTGGTCATCATGGAACCCATATCGATCCCAGCCCCCTCATCAATTGTCGAATATTCGAAACCGCTTGTaatccaatcaccagaaaattacattttgccTATTGAATTGCAACCTTCTCAGCCAAAACCAATAGTCGTTTCTGCACCAATATCAACTTCTGCTCCAGTACAAACATCTATTTTGTCGCCTATCATTAACGCCATACCGCAGACTTTACCTTGTGACGAACCAAATATTATTCAGTCCCAATTGCCACAACAATTTCACAAAATTGAAGACCAACGTCAACAATCTCCACTGAGGACACAATCATCCAAGACGATGCCCTACATACATCTTTCACCTTCTGAG ATCGAACAAGAAACACCACAGTCTTCATCGAAATTGCCACCATATGAATTTCCATATCACAAAGCTATTACAGTACCAGATAAGCTGCTCCCCCTACTCATCCCAATTAAGGAAAATACGACTATTTCAGATGATATCCTTCACACAATTATAGAACATCTTCCAAAACCATCCTTTTTCGAA ATCCTGCAACGTCAAAATGATAAAACTCAGATAATGTCCGAAGACAGTGCTCAGCGGCTAAAGGACCTCATTCGTACATACATATTCAAGCCCATGCAAGTTTATGACCGAGAAAACCTCAATAATTTCCACAAAAaacatgtataa
- the LOC139103678 gene encoding low molecular weight phosphotyrosine protein phosphatase-like isoform X2 → MSEEKKKVLMVCLGNICRSPIAEAVFENEINKRHLEDQWEVKSAAIIGYHTGKKPDNRARSTLEANGITNYSHRARQIKEADFDSFDWIFGMDNENIKNLNDYKPENCRAKVELLGSYDPSGDFIIRDPYYDSDSIGFQKVYDQCVASKNYACKRALW, encoded by the exons AtgtcggaagaaaaaaagaaagtgctCATGGTTTGTTTAG GCAACATTTGTCGTTCACCGATAGCGGAGGCTGTATTTGAAAATGAGATAAACAAGAGACATTTGGAAGATCAGTGGGAGGTAAAAAGTGCTGCTATTATAGGATATCATACAGGTAAAAAACCAGATAATAGAGCTCGGAGTACATTAGAAGCTAATGGAATCACTAATTATTCCCATAGAGCACGTCAG ATCAAAGAAGCTGATTTTGATAGCTTTGATTGGATATTTGGTATGGATaatgagaatattaaaaatttgaatgaTTATAAACCGGAGAATTGCCGAGCAAAAGTAGAGCTGTTAGGAAGTTATGATCCAAGTGGAGATTTCATAATACGAGACCCATATTAT GACAGTGACAGCATAGGATTTCAAAAAGTTTATGACCAATGTGTAGCAAGT aaaaattatgcGTGCAAACGTGCGTTATGGTGA
- the LOC139103674 gene encoding uncharacterized protein translates to MYLISCCSLLLLTLVACQAAPWPQVTEEKLINQEKTIFSKNSIEPNEKARTIKQLRKLCYEYRKGESIQVRCSDEPPIIEVCSEVIMTHNDTKCKDGRLLRVPDDSNWFFLPPPTAYVEVIPQHEIDRTLAIPKYETKCQPQSRLPTLRPYFTSDLKILKPRVMTYSNTAFNSMPYKLPYFTENNPSVMLNKPIYFRSN, encoded by the exons ATGTATTTGATCAGTTGCTGCTCTTTGCTCTTGCTAACGCTAGTTGCCTGTCAGGCTGCACCCTGGCCTCAGGTGaccgaagaaaaattaattaaccaggaaaaaacaatattttcgaaaaatagcaTAGAACCAAACGAAAAAGCTAGAACGATAAaacaattaagaaaattgtGCTATGAATATCGCAAGGGAGAATCAATACAAGTTCGTTGTTCAGATGAG CCTCCAATAATAGAAGTATGTTCAGAGGTCATTATGACGCATAACGATACTAAATGCAAAGATGGAAGACTACTTCGAGTTCCTGATGATTCTAATTGGTTTTTCCTACCTCCACCAACAGCCTACGTCgaa GTAATACCGCAGCACGAAATCGATAGAACTCTAGCAATACCCAAATATGAAACCAAGTGCCAACCACAGAGCCGCCTTCCTACATTAAGACCTTACTTTACCTCTGACTTGAAAATTCTAAAACCTCGAGTAATGACATATTCTAACACAGCTTTCAACTCAATGCCTTATAAACTCCCGTATTTTACAGAAAACAATCCAAGCGTAATGTTGAATAAACCTATTTACTTCAGAAGCAACTAG